One segment of Macrotis lagotis isolate mMagLag1 chromosome 1, bilby.v1.9.chrom.fasta, whole genome shotgun sequence DNA contains the following:
- the SZRD1 gene encoding SUZ RNA-binding domain-containing isoform X10 — MRRSLRAGRRRPTAGKSTSPPKVPIVIQDDSLPSGPPPQIRILKRPTSNGVVSSPNSTSRPALPVKSLAQREAEYAEARKRILGSASPEEEQEKPILDRPTRISQPEDNRQPNNVIRQPLGPDGSQGFKQRR; from the exons ATGAGGAGGTCGCTGAGAGCTGGGAGGAGGCGGCCGACAGCGGG GAAATCTACGTCTCCTCCCAAAGTGCCCATCGTTATTCAGGACGATAGCCTTCCCTCAGGACCCCCTCCTCAAATAAGGATCCTCAAGAGGCCTACGAGCAACGGGGTTGTCAGTAGCCCCAACTCTACCAGCAGGCCAGCCCTCCCTGTGAAGTCCTTGGCCCAGCGCGAGGCTGAATACGCCGAGGCCCGCAAGCGGATCCTCGGTAGTGCCAGCCCTGAGGAAGAACAAGAGAAGCCCATACTTGACAG GCCGACCAGGATCTCCCAGCCCGAAGATAACAGACAGCCCAATAATGTGATCAGGCAGCCCCTGGGTCCTGATGGTTCACAAGGCTTCAAGCAGCGCAGATAA
- the SZRD1 gene encoding SUZ RNA-binding domain-containing isoform X5: protein MEDEEVAESWEEAADSGEIDRRLEKKLKITQKERKSTSPPKVPIVIQDDSLPSGPPPQIRILKRPTSNGVVSSPNSTSRPALPVKSLAQREAEYAEARKRILGSASPEEEQEKPILDRPTRISQPEDNRQPNNVIRQPLGPDGSQGFKQRR, encoded by the exons ATGGAAGATGAGGAGGTCGCTGAGAGCTGGGAGGAGGCGGCCGACAGCGGG gaAATAGACAGACggttggaaaaaaaactgaagatcaCCCAAAAGGAGAG GAAATCTACGTCTCCTCCCAAAGTGCCCATCGTTATTCAGGACGATAGCCTTCCCTCAGGACCCCCTCCTCAAATAAGGATCCTCAAGAGGCCTACGAGCAACGGGGTTGTCAGTAGCCCCAACTCTACCAGCAGGCCAGCCCTCCCTGTGAAGTCCTTGGCCCAGCGCGAGGCTGAATACGCCGAGGCCCGCAAGCGGATCCTCGGTAGTGCCAGCCCTGAGGAAGAACAAGAGAAGCCCATACTTGACAG GCCGACCAGGATCTCCCAGCCCGAAGATAACAGACAGCCCAATAATGTGATCAGGCAGCCCCTGGGTCCTGATGGTTCACAAGGCTTCAAGCAGCGCAGATAA
- the SZRD1 gene encoding SUZ RNA-binding domain-containing isoform X3, which yields MEDEEVAESWEEAADSGEIDRRLEKKLKITQKESRKSTSPPKVPIVIQDDSLPSGPPPQIRILKRPTSNGVVSSPNSTSRPALPVKSLAQREAEYAEARKRILGSASPEEEQEKPILDRPTRISQPEDNRQPNNVIRQPLGPDGSQGFKQRR from the exons ATGGAAGATGAGGAGGTCGCTGAGAGCTGGGAGGAGGCGGCCGACAGCGGG gaAATAGACAGACggttggaaaaaaaactgaagatcaCCCAAAAGGAGAG CAGGAAATCTACGTCTCCTCCCAAAGTGCCCATCGTTATTCAGGACGATAGCCTTCCCTCAGGACCCCCTCCTCAAATAAGGATCCTCAAGAGGCCTACGAGCAACGGGGTTGTCAGTAGCCCCAACTCTACCAGCAGGCCAGCCCTCCCTGTGAAGTCCTTGGCCCAGCGCGAGGCTGAATACGCCGAGGCCCGCAAGCGGATCCTCGGTAGTGCCAGCCCTGAGGAAGAACAAGAGAAGCCCATACTTGACAG GCCGACCAGGATCTCCCAGCCCGAAGATAACAGACAGCCCAATAATGTGATCAGGCAGCCCCTGGGTCCTGATGGTTCACAAGGCTTCAAGCAGCGCAGATAA
- the SZRD1 gene encoding SUZ RNA-binding domain-containing isoform X2: protein MQPRAGLQLGSGPQSFSKEALSGMVSAASALALLASHFLDQTPGSRKSTSPPKVPIVIQDDSLPSGPPPQIRILKRPTSNGVVSSPNSTSRPALPVKSLAQREAEYAEARKRILGSASPEEEQEKPILDRPTRISQPEDNRQPNNVIRQPLGPDGSQGFKQRR from the exons ATGCAGCCCAGGGCTGGTCTCCAGTTGGGGAGTGGGCCACAGTCATTCTCCAAAGAAGCTCTGTCTGGGATGGTCAGCGCTGCCTCTGCTCTAGCTCTCCTGGCTTCCCACTTCCTTgatcagactcctggctccag GAAATCTACGTCTCCTCCCAAAGTGCCCATCGTTATTCAGGACGATAGCCTTCCCTCAGGACCCCCTCCTCAAATAAGGATCCTCAAGAGGCCTACGAGCAACGGGGTTGTCAGTAGCCCCAACTCTACCAGCAGGCCAGCCCTCCCTGTGAAGTCCTTGGCCCAGCGCGAGGCTGAATACGCCGAGGCCCGCAAGCGGATCCTCGGTAGTGCCAGCCCTGAGGAAGAACAAGAGAAGCCCATACTTGACAG GCCGACCAGGATCTCCCAGCCCGAAGATAACAGACAGCCCAATAATGTGATCAGGCAGCCCCTGGGTCCTGATGGTTCACAAGGCTTCAAGCAGCGCAGATAA
- the SZRD1 gene encoding SUZ RNA-binding domain-containing isoform X6: MSLEVARMPREDGQEIDRRLEKKLKITQKESRKSTSPPKVPIVIQDDSLPSGPPPQIRILKRPTSNGVVSSPNSTSRPALPVKSLAQREAEYAEARKRILGSASPEEEQEKPILDRPTRISQPEDNRQPNNVIRQPLGPDGSQGFKQRR, encoded by the exons ATGAGCCTGGAGGTCGCCAGGATGCCCAGGGAGGACGGCCAG gaAATAGACAGACggttggaaaaaaaactgaagatcaCCCAAAAGGAGAG CAGGAAATCTACGTCTCCTCCCAAAGTGCCCATCGTTATTCAGGACGATAGCCTTCCCTCAGGACCCCCTCCTCAAATAAGGATCCTCAAGAGGCCTACGAGCAACGGGGTTGTCAGTAGCCCCAACTCTACCAGCAGGCCAGCCCTCCCTGTGAAGTCCTTGGCCCAGCGCGAGGCTGAATACGCCGAGGCCCGCAAGCGGATCCTCGGTAGTGCCAGCCCTGAGGAAGAACAAGAGAAGCCCATACTTGACAG GCCGACCAGGATCTCCCAGCCCGAAGATAACAGACAGCCCAATAATGTGATCAGGCAGCCCCTGGGTCCTGATGGTTCACAAGGCTTCAAGCAGCGCAGATAA
- the SZRD1 gene encoding SUZ RNA-binding domain-containing isoform X7 — MSLEVARMPREDGQMKNMGPRRMVTYPRSHRRKSTSPPKVPIVIQDDSLPSGPPPQIRILKRPTSNGVVSSPNSTSRPALPVKSLAQREAEYAEARKRILGSASPEEEQEKPILDRPTRISQPEDNRQPNNVIRQPLGPDGSQGFKQRR; from the exons ATGAGCCTGGAGGTCGCCAGGATGCCCAGGGAGGACGGCCAG atgaagaatatGGGGCCCAGGAGAatggtgacttacccaaggtcccacagaCG GAAATCTACGTCTCCTCCCAAAGTGCCCATCGTTATTCAGGACGATAGCCTTCCCTCAGGACCCCCTCCTCAAATAAGGATCCTCAAGAGGCCTACGAGCAACGGGGTTGTCAGTAGCCCCAACTCTACCAGCAGGCCAGCCCTCCCTGTGAAGTCCTTGGCCCAGCGCGAGGCTGAATACGCCGAGGCCCGCAAGCGGATCCTCGGTAGTGCCAGCCCTGAGGAAGAACAAGAGAAGCCCATACTTGACAG GCCGACCAGGATCTCCCAGCCCGAAGATAACAGACAGCCCAATAATGTGATCAGGCAGCCCCTGGGTCCTGATGGTTCACAAGGCTTCAAGCAGCGCAGATAA
- the SZRD1 gene encoding SUZ RNA-binding domain-containing isoform X1 produces MQPRAGLQLGSGPQSFSKEALSGMVSAASALALLASHFLDQTPGSSRKSTSPPKVPIVIQDDSLPSGPPPQIRILKRPTSNGVVSSPNSTSRPALPVKSLAQREAEYAEARKRILGSASPEEEQEKPILDRPTRISQPEDNRQPNNVIRQPLGPDGSQGFKQRR; encoded by the exons ATGCAGCCCAGGGCTGGTCTCCAGTTGGGGAGTGGGCCACAGTCATTCTCCAAAGAAGCTCTGTCTGGGATGGTCAGCGCTGCCTCTGCTCTAGCTCTCCTGGCTTCCCACTTCCTTgatcagactcctggctccag CAGGAAATCTACGTCTCCTCCCAAAGTGCCCATCGTTATTCAGGACGATAGCCTTCCCTCAGGACCCCCTCCTCAAATAAGGATCCTCAAGAGGCCTACGAGCAACGGGGTTGTCAGTAGCCCCAACTCTACCAGCAGGCCAGCCCTCCCTGTGAAGTCCTTGGCCCAGCGCGAGGCTGAATACGCCGAGGCCCGCAAGCGGATCCTCGGTAGTGCCAGCCCTGAGGAAGAACAAGAGAAGCCCATACTTGACAG GCCGACCAGGATCTCCCAGCCCGAAGATAACAGACAGCCCAATAATGTGATCAGGCAGCCCCTGGGTCCTGATGGTTCACAAGGCTTCAAGCAGCGCAGATAA
- the SZRD1 gene encoding SUZ RNA-binding domain-containing isoform X8, giving the protein MSLEVARMPREDGQEIDRRLEKKLKITQKERKSTSPPKVPIVIQDDSLPSGPPPQIRILKRPTSNGVVSSPNSTSRPALPVKSLAQREAEYAEARKRILGSASPEEEQEKPILDRPTRISQPEDNRQPNNVIRQPLGPDGSQGFKQRR; this is encoded by the exons ATGAGCCTGGAGGTCGCCAGGATGCCCAGGGAGGACGGCCAG gaAATAGACAGACggttggaaaaaaaactgaagatcaCCCAAAAGGAGAG GAAATCTACGTCTCCTCCCAAAGTGCCCATCGTTATTCAGGACGATAGCCTTCCCTCAGGACCCCCTCCTCAAATAAGGATCCTCAAGAGGCCTACGAGCAACGGGGTTGTCAGTAGCCCCAACTCTACCAGCAGGCCAGCCCTCCCTGTGAAGTCCTTGGCCCAGCGCGAGGCTGAATACGCCGAGGCCCGCAAGCGGATCCTCGGTAGTGCCAGCCCTGAGGAAGAACAAGAGAAGCCCATACTTGACAG GCCGACCAGGATCTCCCAGCCCGAAGATAACAGACAGCCCAATAATGTGATCAGGCAGCCCCTGGGTCCTGATGGTTCACAAGGCTTCAAGCAGCGCAGATAA
- the SZRD1 gene encoding SUZ RNA-binding domain-containing isoform X9: protein MRRSLRAGRRRPTAGRKSTSPPKVPIVIQDDSLPSGPPPQIRILKRPTSNGVVSSPNSTSRPALPVKSLAQREAEYAEARKRILGSASPEEEQEKPILDRPTRISQPEDNRQPNNVIRQPLGPDGSQGFKQRR, encoded by the exons ATGAGGAGGTCGCTGAGAGCTGGGAGGAGGCGGCCGACAGCGGG CAGGAAATCTACGTCTCCTCCCAAAGTGCCCATCGTTATTCAGGACGATAGCCTTCCCTCAGGACCCCCTCCTCAAATAAGGATCCTCAAGAGGCCTACGAGCAACGGGGTTGTCAGTAGCCCCAACTCTACCAGCAGGCCAGCCCTCCCTGTGAAGTCCTTGGCCCAGCGCGAGGCTGAATACGCCGAGGCCCGCAAGCGGATCCTCGGTAGTGCCAGCCCTGAGGAAGAACAAGAGAAGCCCATACTTGACAG GCCGACCAGGATCTCCCAGCCCGAAGATAACAGACAGCCCAATAATGTGATCAGGCAGCCCCTGGGTCCTGATGGTTCACAAGGCTTCAAGCAGCGCAGATAA
- the SZRD1 gene encoding SUZ RNA-binding domain-containing isoform X4: MEDEEVAESWEEAADSGMKNMGPRRMVTYPRSHRRKSTSPPKVPIVIQDDSLPSGPPPQIRILKRPTSNGVVSSPNSTSRPALPVKSLAQREAEYAEARKRILGSASPEEEQEKPILDRPTRISQPEDNRQPNNVIRQPLGPDGSQGFKQRR, translated from the exons ATGGAAGATGAGGAGGTCGCTGAGAGCTGGGAGGAGGCGGCCGACAGCGGG atgaagaatatGGGGCCCAGGAGAatggtgacttacccaaggtcccacagaCG GAAATCTACGTCTCCTCCCAAAGTGCCCATCGTTATTCAGGACGATAGCCTTCCCTCAGGACCCCCTCCTCAAATAAGGATCCTCAAGAGGCCTACGAGCAACGGGGTTGTCAGTAGCCCCAACTCTACCAGCAGGCCAGCCCTCCCTGTGAAGTCCTTGGCCCAGCGCGAGGCTGAATACGCCGAGGCCCGCAAGCGGATCCTCGGTAGTGCCAGCCCTGAGGAAGAACAAGAGAAGCCCATACTTGACAG GCCGACCAGGATCTCCCAGCCCGAAGATAACAGACAGCCCAATAATGTGATCAGGCAGCCCCTGGGTCCTGATGGTTCACAAGGCTTCAAGCAGCGCAGATAA